Proteins encoded by one window of Ovis canadensis isolate MfBH-ARS-UI-01 breed Bighorn chromosome 14, ARS-UI_OviCan_v2, whole genome shotgun sequence:
- the HPN gene encoding serine protease hepsin isoform X3, with protein MAEKEVQVGPADARLTVFDQTEGTWRLLCSSRSNARVAGLSCEEMGFLRALDFSELDVRMAGANGTSGFFCVDEGRLPHARRLLEVLSVCDCPRGRFLATSCQDCGHRKLPVDRIVGGQDTSLGRWPWQVSLRYDGAHLCGGSVLSRDWVLTAAHCFPERNRVLSRWRVFAGAVAQTSPHGVQLGVQAVIYHGGYLPFRDPNSEENSNDIALVHLSGTLPLTEYIQPVCLPAAGQALVDGKICTVTGWGNTQYYGQQAGVLQEARVPIISNDVCNGPDFYGNQIKPKMFCAGYPEGGIDACQGDSGGPFVCEDSISRTPRWRLCGIVSWGTGCALAQKPGVYTKVSDFREWIFQAIKTHSEASGMVTQL; from the exons TGCAGGTCGGCCCGGCGGATGCTCGGCTCACGGTGTTCGACCAGACGGAGGGCACGTGGCGCCTGCTTTGCTCCTCGCGCTCCAACGCCAGGGTGGCGGGGCTCAGCTGCGAGGAGATGGGCTTCCTCAG GGCGTTGGACTTCTCGGAGCTGGACGTGCGGATGGCGGGCGCCAATGGCACGTCGGGCTTCTTCTGCGTGGACGAGGGGAGGCTGCCACATGCCCGGAGGTTGCTCGAGGTCCTCTCCGTGTG CGACTGTCCCAGAGGCCGTTTCCTGGCTACCAGCTGCCAAG actgtggccacCGGAAGCTGCCCGTCGATCGCATCGTGGGCGGCCAGGACACCAGCCTGGGCAGGTGGCCGTGGCAAGTCAGTCTTCGCTATGATGGAGCCCATCTCTGCGGGGGGTCCGTGCTCTCCAGGGACTGGGTGCTGACAGCCGCCCACTGCTTCCCTGA GCGGAACCGGGTCCTGTCGCGATGGCGAGTGTTTGCTGGTGCTGTGGCCCAGACTTCACCCCATGGCGTGCAACTGGGGGTGCAGGCTGTCATCTACCATGGGGGCTATCTCCCCTTTCGAGACCCCAACAGCGAGGAGAATAGCAACGACATCGCCCTGGTCCACCTCTCCGGCACCCTGCCCCTCACAG AGTACATCCAGCCCGTGTGTCTCCCGGCTGCCGGGCAGGCCCTGGTGGATGGCAAGATCTGCACGGTGACTGGCTGGGGCAACACACAGTACTACG GCCAACAGGCTGGGGTGCTCCAGGAGGCCCGAGTCCCCATAATCAGCAATGATGTCTGCAACGGCCCCGACTTCTACGGGAACCAGATCAAGCCCAAGATGTTCTGTGCCGGCTACCCTGAGGGTGGCATTGATGCCTGCCAG gGCGACAGTGGTGGCCCCTTCGTGTGTGAGGATAGCATCTCTCGGACGCCACGTTGGCGGCTGTGTGGCATTGTGAGCTGGGGCACCGGCTGTGCCCTGGCCCAGAAGCCAGGCGTCTACACCAAAGTCAGTGACTTCCGGGAGTGGATCTTCCAGGCCATAAAG ACTCACTCCGAAGCCAGCGGCATGGTAACCCAGCTCTGA